A portion of the Stigmatella aurantiaca DW4/3-1 genome contains these proteins:
- the purK gene encoding 5-(carboxyamino)imidazole ribonucleotide synthase, whose translation MKTVLPGGTLGILGGGQLGRMMALSARTLGFQVQALDPDPACPARWVVDQCYTADFGDARAAAQLARACEVVTLEIEKIPLSSLRAAAEHAPVRPSAAVLEIVQHRGRQKAWLAKHGFPLGPWREVNRAEELTTEVTALGGRCFVKSCEGGYDGRGQVVVKSPAEAPQAWRELGERAVVVEATLDLEAELSVLVARSPQGETAVYPPAFNHHEDRILAWSLLPGPVSAPVAAQAADIARAMAHALQVEGLLVVELFLLKDGTLLVNELAPRPHNSFHATEVACLTSQFEQAVRAVCNLPLGSVEVVRPAAIVNLLGDLWLNEGGPRFEQVLAMPGVRLHLYGKRDARKGRKMGHLSAVGTSPEEALARVKAAAQALGM comes from the coding sequence ATGAAGACCGTTCTTCCGGGAGGCACCCTTGGCATTCTGGGGGGCGGCCAGCTGGGCCGGATGATGGCACTGTCGGCCCGCACGCTCGGTTTCCAGGTGCAAGCGCTCGATCCAGATCCCGCCTGCCCTGCCCGCTGGGTGGTGGACCAGTGCTACACGGCCGACTTCGGCGATGCGCGGGCGGCGGCCCAGCTGGCCCGGGCCTGCGAGGTGGTAACGCTGGAGATCGAGAAGATCCCCCTGTCGTCCCTGCGTGCGGCGGCCGAACACGCTCCGGTGCGTCCCTCCGCCGCGGTGCTGGAGATCGTCCAGCACCGCGGGCGGCAGAAGGCCTGGCTGGCGAAGCATGGCTTTCCCCTGGGCCCCTGGCGCGAGGTGAACCGTGCGGAAGAGCTGACCACGGAGGTGACCGCCCTGGGAGGGCGCTGCTTCGTGAAGTCCTGCGAGGGCGGATACGACGGCCGGGGGCAAGTGGTGGTGAAGTCCCCCGCGGAGGCCCCCCAGGCCTGGCGCGAGCTGGGAGAACGCGCGGTGGTGGTGGAAGCCACGCTCGATCTGGAGGCCGAGCTGTCCGTGCTCGTGGCGCGCAGCCCTCAGGGGGAGACGGCGGTGTATCCGCCCGCCTTCAACCACCACGAGGACCGCATCCTGGCCTGGTCGTTGCTGCCCGGTCCGGTGTCTGCCCCCGTGGCCGCGCAGGCCGCGGACATCGCCCGCGCCATGGCCCACGCGCTTCAGGTCGAAGGCCTGCTGGTGGTGGAGCTGTTCCTGCTGAAGGATGGCACGCTGCTGGTGAATGAGTTGGCCCCCCGGCCGCACAACAGCTTCCACGCCACGGAGGTGGCCTGCCTCACCAGCCAGTTCGAGCAGGCCGTGCGGGCGGTGTGCAACCTGCCCCTCGGCTCGGTCGAGGTGGTGCGCCCAGCGGCCATCGTGAACCTGCTGGGAGACTTGTGGCTGAACGAGGGAGGTCCTCGCTTCGAACAGGTGCTCGCCATGCCAGGGGTCCGCCTGCACCTGTACGGCAAGCGCGATGCCCGCAAGGGGCGGAAGATGGGACACCTGTCCGCCGTGGGAACCTCTCCCGAGGAGGCGCTGGCACGGGTCAAGGCCGCCGCCCAAGCCCTGGGAATGTAA
- the purE gene encoding 5-(carboxyamino)imidazole ribonucleotide mutase → MASSDTPWVGVIMGGKSDLEFLRPAIDILTELEIPHEVRIVSAHRTPDWMVEYASTAEARGLSVIIAAAGGAAHLPGMVASKTLLPVLGVPMPTTVLNGFDALLSIVQMPKGVPVGTQAIGKPGAANAALHAASILALQRPELRARLAGWRKARTDEVLRERELS, encoded by the coding sequence ATGGCGAGTTCGGACACCCCCTGGGTGGGAGTCATCATGGGAGGCAAGAGCGATCTCGAGTTCTTGCGCCCTGCCATCGACATCCTCACCGAGTTGGAAATCCCCCACGAGGTGCGCATCGTCTCTGCCCACCGCACCCCGGACTGGATGGTCGAGTACGCCTCCACGGCGGAGGCCCGGGGGCTGTCGGTCATCATCGCGGCGGCGGGAGGCGCAGCCCACCTGCCAGGCATGGTGGCCAGCAAGACGCTGTTGCCCGTGCTGGGGGTGCCCATGCCCACCACGGTGCTCAACGGCTTCGACGCGTTGCTCTCCATCGTCCAGATGCCCAAGGGCGTACCGGTGGGCACGCAGGCCATTGGCAAGCCCGGTGCGGCCAATGCCGCGCTCCACGCCGCCTCCATCCTGGCCCTCCAGCGTCCGGAGCTTCGCGCGCGGCTGGCCGGCTGGCGCAAGGCCCGCACCGACGAGGTTCTCCGGGAACGGGAGCTGTCATGA